A genomic segment from Agrobacterium vitis encodes:
- a CDS encoding iron-containing alcohol dehydrogenase, translating into MKIFANWSYPTDIRVGRGRIEELGDACKSLGMRNPLLVTDRGLASLAITRVAKETLSDAGLDNALFADVDPNPTELNLEAGLVALRQGGHDGVVAFGGGSGIDLGKCLAFMAGQARPVWDFAAGTEGWRDANEATILPVVTVPTTAGTGAEVGRTCVITNTVTHVKTAIFHPKMLPAIVICDPELTVGMPKSITAGTGMDAFAHCLEAYCSPVYHPLGQGIAIEGMRLVKEFLPKAYRDPVDLEARLNMMSAAVMGSIALQKGLGAIHALSHPIGAVYNTHHGTTNAVLMPMVVHFNRKAIERKIEKLAGYLEIQGGFDGFHDFLMVFREDLAIPGNLSELGVPGDRLDDLAAMAIRDASAASNPVKMTLENTRALLAECF; encoded by the coding sequence ATGAAAATCTTTGCGAATTGGAGTTATCCGACCGACATCAGGGTCGGGCGCGGGCGAATAGAAGAACTCGGCGATGCGTGCAAATCCCTTGGTATGCGCAATCCGCTGCTGGTGACCGACCGCGGATTGGCATCGCTGGCGATTACCAGGGTGGCAAAGGAAACGTTGAGTGACGCTGGGTTGGACAATGCCCTGTTTGCCGATGTCGACCCAAACCCGACAGAACTTAATCTGGAAGCCGGGCTGGTGGCCCTTCGACAGGGTGGTCACGATGGTGTTGTCGCCTTTGGCGGCGGGTCGGGGATTGATCTGGGTAAATGCTTGGCTTTCATGGCAGGCCAGGCCCGACCGGTTTGGGATTTCGCCGCTGGCACCGAGGGCTGGCGTGATGCCAATGAGGCGACGATTTTGCCGGTCGTGACCGTGCCAACCACTGCGGGAACCGGTGCCGAAGTGGGGCGCACCTGCGTGATCACCAATACCGTCACCCATGTCAAGACCGCGATCTTTCATCCGAAAATGCTGCCGGCAATCGTCATTTGCGACCCGGAATTGACGGTTGGCATGCCAAAATCCATCACGGCTGGCACCGGCATGGATGCTTTCGCCCATTGCCTGGAGGCCTATTGTTCACCGGTCTATCATCCACTCGGCCAGGGTATCGCCATCGAGGGGATGCGTTTGGTCAAGGAGTTTCTGCCCAAGGCCTATCGTGATCCGGTGGATCTGGAAGCCCGGCTTAACATGATGTCGGCGGCGGTCATGGGATCGATTGCCCTGCAAAAGGGGCTGGGGGCCATTCACGCGCTGTCGCACCCGATCGGGGCAGTCTATAACACCCATCATGGCACAACCAATGCCGTGCTGATGCCGATGGTGGTGCATTTCAACCGCAAGGCCATAGAGCGCAAGATCGAGAAATTGGCGGGCTATCTGGAAATCCAGGGCGGCTTCGATGGCTTCCATGATTTTCTGATGGTGTTTCGTGAGGATCTCGCCATTCCGGGCAATCTGAGCGAGCTTGGCGTGCCCGGCGACCGGCTGGACGACCTGGCCGCCATGGCGATCCGGGATGCAAGTGCAGCGAGCAATCCCGTCAAAATGACCTTGGAGAATACCAGGGCGTTGCTGGCTGAATGTTTTTAA
- a CDS encoding amino acid permease codes for MTGYSDVDKQEDLHILHSMGYAQELERRMSSFSNFAISFSIICILSGGINSLAQATSGAGGAAIGIGWPLGCVISGVFALGMAQIASAYPTAGGLYHWGSILGNRFTGWVTAWFNLIGLVTVLGAINVGTWGFFAGSIAGWFGINVDTTTAGGFANQILFVAAITAVQALINHLGIKLTAKLTDLSGYLIFITAIALTIVCLIGVKTWDFSRIWTFTNYSGTPAGDAPVWPQTGSVWYIFALSLLLPIYTITGYDASAHTSEETIKASESVPKGIISSVFWASLFGYIMLLAFLLAIPDMNEAAAQGWNVFFWTLNSVTHPVVANILYLAIFVAQFICGLATVTSVSRMIYAFSRDGGLPASKALSSVSPRFRTPATAIWVGAVLSVLFVWGASLVTIAGASAYTIVVSCTVIFLFLSFAIPIVLGMKVIGTAKWPKMGPWNMGIGAFRFVGLLVILAMVAIFIIGVQPPNQWALYITVGFLALTALIWVLFEQRRFKGPPIGDEVAKRQAEIAAAEKAVGQA; via the coding sequence ATGACCGGTTATAGCGACGTCGATAAGCAGGAAGACCTGCATATCCTCCATTCCATGGGCTATGCGCAGGAGCTGGAGCGGCGCATGAGTTCGTTCTCGAACTTTGCGATTTCCTTCTCGATCATTTGTATTCTGTCCGGCGGCATCAATTCGCTGGCCCAGGCGACATCCGGGGCCGGTGGGGCGGCCATCGGCATCGGCTGGCCGTTGGGCTGCGTCATTTCCGGCGTTTTCGCGCTCGGCATGGCGCAGATCGCCTCGGCCTATCCCACGGCAGGCGGGCTTTACCACTGGGGCTCGATCCTCGGCAACCGGTTCACCGGCTGGGTGACGGCCTGGTTTAACCTGATCGGTCTGGTTACGGTGCTTGGTGCCATCAATGTCGGCACCTGGGGCTTTTTCGCCGGATCGATTGCCGGCTGGTTCGGCATCAATGTCGATACGACGACGGCGGGCGGCTTTGCCAATCAGATCCTGTTCGTGGCAGCGATTACCGCGGTTCAGGCGCTGATCAACCATCTCGGCATCAAGCTTACCGCCAAGCTGACGGATCTCTCGGGCTATCTGATCTTCATCACCGCCATCGCCTTGACGATCGTCTGCCTGATCGGCGTGAAAACCTGGGATTTCTCGCGTATCTGGACCTTTACCAATTATTCCGGCACGCCGGCTGGCGATGCGCCGGTCTGGCCGCAAACCGGCAGTGTCTGGTATATTTTTGCTCTCAGCCTGCTTTTGCCGATCTATACGATCACCGGTTACGATGCCTCTGCCCACACCTCTGAGGAAACCATCAAGGCTTCGGAATCGGTGCCGAAGGGGATTATTTCCTCGGTCTTCTGGGCGTCGCTGTTCGGCTACATCATGTTGCTGGCCTTCCTCCTGGCCATTCCCGATATGAATGAAGCCGCAGCCCAGGGTTGGAACGTGTTCTTCTGGACGCTGAACAGCGTCACCCACCCGGTTGTCGCCAATATCCTGTATCTGGCGATTTTCGTTGCGCAGTTCATCTGCGGTCTGGCGACCGTCACCTCGGTATCACGGATGATCTATGCCTTTTCGCGCGATGGCGGGCTGCCTGCCTCCAAGGCGCTTTCCAGCGTCAGCCCAAGGTTTCGCACTCCGGCGACGGCCATCTGGGTCGGGGCTGTGCTGTCGGTGCTGTTTGTTTGGGGTGCCTCGCTTGTCACCATTGCCGGGGCCTCGGCCTATACGATTGTCGTGTCCTGCACGGTGATTTTCCTGTTCCTGTCCTTCGCCATTCCGATCGTGCTCGGCATGAAGGTGATCGGTACGGCGAAATGGCCGAAAATGGGGCCGTGGAACATGGGAATTGGCGCTTTCAGGTTTGTCGGGCTGCTGGTCATTCTGGCCATGGTGGCTATTTTCATCATCGGCGTGCAGCCGCCCAACCAGTGGGCGCTGTATATCACTGTCGGTTTCCTGGCGCTGACGGCGCTGATCTGGGTTCTGTTCGAGCAGCGTCGCTTCAAGGGGCCGCCGATTGGCGATGAAGTGGCAAAGCGGCAGGCGGAAATTGCCGCTGCGGAAAAGGCTGTCGGCCAAGCCTGA
- a CDS encoding ABC transporter substrate-binding protein, which yields MVVASAAYASAEPSAELIAAAKKEGMLTTIALPHDWCGYGDVIAGFKKKYPEIKVNELNPNAGSGDEIEAIKANKGNTGPQAPDVIDVGLSFGPAAKKDGLVQPYKVSTWDSIPASAKDADGYWYGDYYGVLAIGVNKDIVKDVPKSFADLTASKYANSVAMPGDPRTGNSSMMTVYAAGAAQSGKAGADAAKAGIEFMKSLKEKGNLVPVNGSAQNMAQGTTPILFDWDYNVLAMRDKLAGNPPMDVVVPSDSVIAGVYVQAISAFAPHPNAAKLWMEYLYSDEGQLGWLAGYCHPIRFNDLAEKKKIPQALLDKMPDAAGYAKALFPTLDEQSAAKAVVAADWAKQMGAQ from the coding sequence ATGGTCGTCGCATCGGCCGCCTATGCGAGCGCCGAGCCAAGCGCCGAATTGATCGCAGCTGCCAAAAAAGAAGGCATGCTCACCACCATCGCCCTGCCCCATGACTGGTGCGGCTATGGCGACGTGATCGCCGGTTTCAAGAAAAAATACCCTGAAATCAAGGTCAACGAGCTGAACCCGAATGCGGGCTCTGGCGACGAAATCGAAGCGATCAAGGCCAATAAGGGCAATACCGGCCCACAGGCTCCCGATGTTATCGATGTCGGCCTGTCCTTCGGTCCTGCGGCCAAGAAAGACGGTCTCGTTCAGCCTTACAAGGTCTCCACCTGGGATTCGATCCCGGCTTCGGCCAAGGATGCCGACGGCTATTGGTATGGCGATTATTACGGCGTTCTGGCCATCGGCGTGAACAAGGATATCGTCAAGGACGTTCCGAAGAGCTTTGCCGATCTGACCGCTTCCAAATATGCCAATTCCGTTGCCATGCCTGGCGATCCGCGCACCGGCAACAGCTCGATGATGACGGTTTATGCCGCTGGCGCCGCGCAGTCCGGCAAGGCTGGCGCTGACGCCGCCAAGGCAGGCATCGAGTTCATGAAATCGCTCAAGGAAAAGGGCAATCTCGTGCCGGTCAACGGTTCGGCCCAGAACATGGCGCAGGGTACCACGCCGATCCTGTTCGATTGGGACTATAACGTGCTCGCCATGCGCGACAAGCTGGCTGGCAACCCACCGATGGACGTTGTCGTTCCCTCGGATTCGGTCATCGCCGGCGTTTACGTTCAGGCGATTTCGGCCTTCGCACCGCATCCGAATGCTGCCAAGCTGTGGATGGAATACCTCTATTCCGACGAAGGTCAGCTCGGCTGGCTGGCTGGCTATTGCCATCCGATCCGCTTCAACGATCTGGCTGAAAAGAAGAAGATTCCGCAGGCCCTGCTCGACAAGATGCCGGATGCCGCAGGCTATGCCAAGGCGCTCTTCCCGACGCTGGACGAACAGTCTGCTGCCAAGGCCGTCGTTGCCGCCGATTGGGCAAAGCAGATGGGCGCACAATAA
- a CDS encoding ABC transporter permease yields the protein MTVAETELHSPASASVPNSSRPSAPTLNAPLPSLPIVEDSRQQPAPRPKSRVNWDWLGVLPFFLFAILFLIGPILYLVKGSFQNPAGDFTLENFISLATPNIMAAYSLSLRLSLAAACLGAIAGLLVGYAIILGGLPRWVRTAFMTFSGVASNFAGIPLAFAFIATLGRLGLVTVLLRDMFGFNLYGTGFSLFSFWGLAITYLYFQLPLMVLIITPALDGLKGEWREAAEILGATRRQYWQMVALPVLTPSILGCFLLLFANAFGTLVTVYALTGSSFGVVPIVLYQQIQGNVLYNPNLGYALAVGMVAIMAVTNTLYLILRSRAERWQK from the coding sequence ATGACCGTTGCGGAGACCGAGCTTCATTCGCCAGCCAGTGCATCCGTGCCAAACTCATCCAGGCCCAGTGCACCGACGCTCAACGCCCCCCTGCCCAGCCTACCCATAGTCGAAGACTCCAGACAGCAACCAGCGCCTCGCCCCAAAAGCCGGGTAAACTGGGATTGGCTGGGTGTGCTGCCGTTTTTTCTGTTTGCCATTCTGTTTCTGATCGGCCCGATCCTGTATCTGGTCAAAGGCTCTTTCCAGAATCCTGCCGGTGATTTCACGCTGGAGAATTTCATCAGCCTGGCCACACCCAATATCATGGCCGCCTATTCCCTGTCGCTGCGCCTGAGCCTGGCCGCCGCTTGTCTTGGCGCCATCGCCGGTCTTCTGGTTGGCTATGCCATTATTCTCGGCGGCTTGCCGCGCTGGGTGCGCACGGCCTTCATGACATTTTCGGGTGTCGCCTCGAATTTTGCCGGTATCCCGCTGGCCTTCGCCTTCATCGCCACCCTGGGCAGGCTCGGCCTGGTCACGGTTCTGTTGCGTGACATGTTCGGCTTCAACCTCTATGGCACGGGCTTCAGCCTGTTCTCCTTTTGGGGCCTGGCGATAACCTACCTTTACTTCCAGCTGCCGCTGATGGTTCTGATCATCACCCCCGCTCTCGACGGCTTGAAGGGCGAATGGCGCGAAGCGGCGGAAATCCTCGGTGCCACCCGCCGCCAATATTGGCAAATGGTCGCCCTGCCGGTGCTGACCCCCTCCATTCTCGGCTGTTTCCTGCTGCTGTTTGCCAATGCCTTCGGCACGCTGGTCACTGTCTATGCCCTGACCGGCTCCAGCTTCGGCGTTGTGCCAATCGTGCTTTACCAGCAGATTCAAGGCAATGTGCTGTACAATCCCAATCTTGGCTATGCGCTGGCGGTTGGCATGGTGGCGATCATGGCCGTCACCAACACGCTCTATCTTATCCTGCGCAGCCGCGCCGAACGGTGGCAAAAATGA
- a CDS encoding ABC transporter permease subunit: MKKPFPLVSTVIVLIAAAYFLVPLYATFQFSLQMLRGQWSFAAYRSVFSSDEFLSTLGYSAFASLMAIVVGAVIVVPTAYWVRLRLPKLRPIVEFVSLLPLIIPPVVLVFGYIRLFGSSSYLPLTMSENGTNILLVIGYVTLSLPYMFRAVDNGMAAIDITTLTEAAESLGASRLRTIAEVIFPNVRAAIVSGAFLTFSISLGEFVFASLLNRPAFGPYMVKIGQDRAYEPAALAILSFALTWGCMVLMQLFANKKPGQRWLPRRIARQAPLSSSMPQGVQPDEFPQDRSGQQEFRCQYRRQGIRSPGE, from the coding sequence ATGAAAAAGCCCTTTCCGCTGGTCTCGACGGTCATCGTCCTTATCGCTGCCGCCTATTTCCTTGTTCCGCTCTATGCGACCTTCCAGTTTTCCCTGCAAATGCTGCGGGGCCAATGGAGCTTTGCCGCTTACCGTTCGGTGTTTTCCAGCGACGAGTTTCTGTCTACCCTTGGCTACTCGGCCTTCGCCTCACTGATGGCGATCGTGGTCGGTGCCGTCATCGTCGTGCCAACAGCCTATTGGGTAAGGCTGCGGCTGCCGAAACTGCGGCCAATCGTCGAGTTCGTCAGCCTCCTGCCGCTGATCATTCCGCCCGTCGTGCTGGTGTTCGGTTATATCCGGTTGTTTGGTTCCAGTTCCTATCTGCCGCTCACCATGTCGGAAAACGGCACCAATATCCTGCTGGTGATTGGCTACGTCACATTGTCCTTGCCCTATATGTTCCGGGCCGTGGATAATGGCATGGCCGCCATCGACATCACCACCCTGACGGAAGCCGCCGAAAGCCTCGGCGCATCACGCCTTCGCACCATTGCCGAGGTCATTTTCCCCAATGTGCGCGCGGCCATCGTCTCGGGCGCGTTTTTGACCTTTTCCATCTCGCTTGGCGAATTCGTCTTCGCTAGCCTGCTCAATCGCCCGGCCTTCGGCCCCTATATGGTCAAGATCGGCCAGGACCGCGCCTATGAACCGGCAGCGCTTGCCATTCTGTCCTTTGCGCTGACCTGGGGCTGCATGGTCCTCATGCAATTATTCGCCAATAAAAAACCCGGACAGCGCTGGTTGCCACGCCGCATCGCACGCCAGGCCCCGCTGTCCTCTTCCATGCCCCAAGGAGTGCAACCCGATGAGTTTCCTCAGGATCGAAGCGGTCAGCAAGAGTTTCGCTGCCAATACCGTCGTCAAGGAATTCGATCTCCCGGTGAATAA
- a CDS encoding ABC transporter ATP-binding protein, with product MSFLRIEAVSKSFAANTVVKEFDLPVNKGEFISFLGPSGCGKTTVLRMVAGFETPSSGSIVIDGQDVTKLPPNRRRIGMVFQAYALFPNMNVFDNVAFGLKIAKKPKAEIHSRVMEMLKLIHLDHLAERYPYQMSGGQQQRVALARALAPKPQVLLLDEPLSALDAKIRVSLREEIRQIQRQLGITTVFVTHDQEEALSISDRIVVMNGGRADQIGTPSEIYNHPQTRFVASFVGTLNLIDAKVTDTSTNTILIGDQQVSLKKPLGKANGETVTVALRPEAGSPAEGAKGDVRISGKVTSSHFLGSVIRTRLDVGGATLSFDMFNDPGVSPAAIGETVTLKFAGDDLLVVAD from the coding sequence ATGAGTTTCCTCAGGATCGAAGCGGTCAGCAAGAGTTTCGCTGCCAATACCGTCGTCAAGGAATTCGATCTCCCGGTGAATAAAGGCGAGTTCATCTCCTTCCTGGGGCCGTCCGGCTGCGGCAAGACAACCGTTCTGCGCATGGTGGCCGGGTTTGAAACGCCCTCCTCCGGCTCGATTGTCATCGATGGGCAGGACGTGACGAAACTGCCGCCCAATCGCCGCCGGATCGGTATGGTCTTCCAGGCCTATGCGCTGTTTCCAAACATGAATGTGTTCGACAACGTCGCCTTCGGCCTGAAGATCGCCAAGAAGCCCAAGGCGGAAATTCACAGCCGGGTGATGGAAATGCTGAAGCTGATCCATCTCGATCATCTGGCCGAGCGCTATCCCTACCAGATGTCCGGTGGCCAGCAGCAGCGCGTGGCGCTGGCCCGGGCGCTGGCCCCAAAGCCGCAGGTTTTGCTGCTGGATGAGCCGCTGTCGGCGCTGGATGCGAAGATCCGCGTGTCGCTGCGCGAGGAAATCCGCCAGATCCAGCGCCAGCTTGGCATCACCACCGTGTTCGTGACCCATGACCAGGAGGAGGCCCTGTCGATATCCGACCGGATCGTGGTGATGAACGGCGGGCGCGCCGACCAGATCGGCACGCCTTCAGAAATCTACAACCATCCCCAGACCCGTTTCGTCGCCTCCTTCGTCGGCACGCTCAACCTGATCGACGCCAAGGTGACGGATACATCCACCAATACGATCCTGATCGGCGACCAGCAGGTGAGCCTGAAAAAGCCACTGGGCAAAGCCAATGGCGAAACCGTTACTGTGGCGTTGCGCCCGGAAGCGGGATCGCCTGCCGAAGGTGCAAAGGGTGATGTGCGGATCAGCGGCAAAGTCACCTCAAGCCATTTTCTCGGCTCGGTCATCCGCACACGGCTGGATGTCGGCGGCGCCACGCTGTCCTTCGACATGTTCAACGATCCGGGCGTAAGCCCTGCGGCGATTGGTGAAACCGTCACCCTAAAATTTGCTGGGGATGATTTGTTAGTGGTCGCCGATTGA
- a CDS encoding methyl-accepting chemotaxis protein — MGLMSLSFGNDAKALLEAFNRSQAIIEFDLKGNILDANENFCKAVGYARSEIIGKHHRIFVDPEEVKTQAYAAFWAKLASGQFDQRQYKRFTKTGDPIWIEASYNPVFRGKTPYKVVKIATDITSAKNKAIDSDGKIDALLRSQAVIEFTPTGQIATANENFCKTLGYDLSEIVGKHHSMFCDQTYVSSPAYKEFWRKLGAGEFQSDEFLRIGKGGKKVYIQATYNPILDEKGKVIKVVKFATDVTGRVNAIAAIGAGLERLSNCNIRMTIDEPFMPEFEHLRNDFNMSIGKFQETLAQVLSETASVSSNSSEMLTASGSLAQRSEQQAAALEQTSAALEEITATVKESSIRTKDTRNLVRDARQAATESVKVVNFTVDAMSRIEGASKEISNIISVIDEIAFQTNLLALNAGVEAARAGESGKGFAVVAQEVRELAQRSAKAAKEISELIAKSSNEVKDGVRLVGETGSALTRIESFVHSIDVNIEAIATASSEQSTSLSEISTAVNALDQMTQKNAGMVGSMNAISEALSSGAAKLTELANRFQLNRRSAIREPGSSASMRGSDRRQSNRTAA; from the coding sequence ATGGGATTGATGTCACTTAGCTTCGGAAACGATGCAAAAGCACTGTTAGAGGCTTTCAATCGTTCTCAAGCAATCATCGAATTTGACCTTAAAGGCAATATTCTCGATGCAAACGAGAATTTCTGCAAAGCGGTTGGCTACGCAAGGTCTGAAATTATCGGCAAACATCACCGGATCTTTGTCGATCCTGAAGAAGTGAAAACCCAAGCCTATGCCGCTTTCTGGGCAAAACTCGCCTCCGGCCAGTTCGATCAGCGCCAGTATAAGCGCTTCACCAAGACTGGTGACCCAATCTGGATCGAAGCCTCCTATAACCCGGTTTTTCGCGGCAAAACACCTTATAAGGTTGTGAAAATTGCCACGGACATCACATCCGCCAAGAACAAGGCAATAGATAGCGACGGCAAAATCGACGCTCTCTTACGTTCGCAGGCCGTCATCGAGTTTACGCCGACGGGCCAAATCGCGACCGCCAACGAGAATTTCTGCAAAACGCTTGGCTATGACTTGAGCGAAATCGTCGGCAAGCATCATTCGATGTTTTGCGATCAAACCTATGTATCGTCGCCCGCCTACAAGGAATTCTGGCGCAAGCTGGGTGCTGGCGAATTCCAGAGCGATGAATTCCTGCGCATCGGCAAGGGCGGCAAGAAGGTCTATATCCAGGCAACCTATAATCCCATTCTCGATGAAAAGGGAAAAGTCATCAAGGTTGTGAAATTCGCAACCGACGTGACCGGTCGCGTCAATGCCATTGCCGCCATTGGTGCCGGACTGGAGCGCCTGTCGAACTGCAATATCCGCATGACGATCGATGAGCCCTTCATGCCGGAATTCGAGCATTTGCGCAACGACTTCAATATGTCCATCGGCAAGTTCCAGGAGACCCTTGCCCAGGTTCTGTCTGAAACCGCCTCCGTCTCCAGCAATAGCAGCGAGATGCTGACAGCGTCCGGCAGTCTTGCCCAACGCTCTGAACAACAGGCAGCAGCGCTCGAGCAGACCTCCGCAGCGCTGGAAGAAATCACCGCGACGGTAAAGGAATCCAGCATTCGCACCAAGGATACCCGAAATCTCGTTCGCGACGCCCGCCAGGCCGCGACCGAATCCGTCAAGGTCGTCAATTTCACCGTGGACGCCATGAGCAGGATCGAGGGCGCCTCAAAGGAAATCAGCAATATCATCAGTGTCATCGATGAAATTGCCTTTCAGACCAACCTTCTTGCCCTGAATGCTGGCGTGGAAGCGGCGCGCGCCGGGGAAAGTGGCAAGGGTTTTGCTGTCGTTGCCCAGGAAGTGCGCGAACTGGCCCAGCGTTCTGCCAAGGCCGCCAAGGAAATTTCTGAACTGATTGCCAAATCCAGCAACGAGGTGAAAGACGGGGTCCGTCTGGTCGGGGAAACCGGCAGTGCGCTGACGCGGATCGAGTCTTTCGTGCACTCCATCGACGTGAATATCGAGGCCATCGCCACGGCATCATCCGAACAGTCCACCAGCCTTAGCGAAATCAGCACCGCGGTCAATGCGCTTGACCAGATGACGCAAAAGAACGCTGGCATGGTCGGCAGCATGAATGCCATCAGCGAAGCGCTTTCCAGCGGCGCTGCCAAGCTGACAGAACTGGCCAACCGGTTCCAACTGAACAGGCGATCCGCGATCCGCGAGCCGGGAAGCTCCGCATCGATGCGCGGTAGCGACAGACGGCAAAGCAACCGCACGGCAGCCTGA
- a CDS encoding protein phosphatase 2C domain-containing protein — MSAKPALTTPALAIIDTISDPGKSDRSNEDRLGYNEHAAFVLDGATGLGDVQFMEGYGSDAAWIAQFAAKRLTTELTCDTNVTEVIRAIAFDAHELFTAAAGNQPRYAWPLAALAALRVTPDGAEFIGLGDSVLYLLHDNGRVETHMALPDAFEREQQAARAHVERAGGIGASGMAHTSDTETLENLRSKREQQNTPGGSVWSLGLIPDTADHLVRTALTVETGATALICSDGLADLVSLYQAYDPAGLVKRAATAGLKALVAELRHLEREVDPDGLQFPRFKQSDDTTAILCRIDR, encoded by the coding sequence ATGTCTGCCAAGCCAGCCTTGACCACCCCTGCCCTGGCCATCATCGACACAATCAGCGATCCGGGCAAAAGCGACCGTAGCAACGAGGACAGACTGGGATATAATGAGCACGCCGCTTTCGTGCTCGACGGCGCAACCGGGCTGGGCGACGTCCAGTTCATGGAGGGTTACGGTTCCGATGCCGCCTGGATTGCCCAGTTTGCGGCAAAACGACTGACCACGGAACTGACCTGTGACACCAATGTCACCGAGGTGATCCGCGCCATCGCTTTCGACGCCCATGAGCTTTTTACCGCAGCGGCAGGCAATCAGCCCCGCTATGCCTGGCCGCTGGCGGCCCTGGCCGCCCTGCGGGTCACGCCGGATGGCGCAGAGTTCATTGGCCTTGGCGATAGCGTGCTTTACCTTCTGCATGACAATGGCCGGGTGGAAACCCATATGGCCCTGCCGGATGCATTTGAGCGTGAACAGCAGGCCGCCCGCGCCCATGTGGAGCGCGCGGGCGGCATCGGTGCAAGCGGCATGGCCCACACAAGCGACACCGAAACATTGGAAAATTTACGCAGCAAACGCGAACAGCAAAACACACCCGGCGGCAGTGTCTGGTCTCTGGGACTCATACCCGATACCGCTGATCATCTGGTTCGCACAGCCCTGACCGTCGAGACGGGCGCCACGGCGCTGATCTGCTCGGATGGGCTGGCCGATCTCGTCAGCCTCTACCAGGCCTATGATCCTGCCGGCCTGGTCAAACGCGCTGCGACCGCCGGATTGAAAGCCCTGGTCGCCGAATTACGGCATCTGGAACGCGAGGTCGATCCCGACGGGCTACAATTTCCGCGCTTCAAGCAAAGCGACGACACGACGGCGATCCTCTGCCGGATCGACCGTTAA
- the hisC gene encoding histidinol-phosphate transaminase: MSRFWSPIVRSLMPYVAGEQPAISDLVKLNTNESPYGPSPHAIAAMRDAVDDTLRLYPDPTGLPLRHAIAKSHNLDPGEVFVGNGSDEVLAHTFQALLNHDKPLLFPDVSYIFYPTYCRLFGISFQEVPLDDAMRVRIEDYRQPCGAIILPNPNAPTGIALPLTEIETLVRDHPDQVVVIDEAYVDFGADSAIPLVKTYPNLLVVQTFSKSRGLAGLRVGFAVGQRELIEALERVKDSFNSYPLDRLALAGAVASWEDRAWFEHHRDLVVASRERLSLGLQELGFEVLPSSANFVFARHSDRSGADLALALRQKSVLVRNFQKPRIGDFLRISIGTDAECDRLLGALSEI, from the coding sequence ATGAGCCGCTTCTGGAGCCCGATCGTTCGATCGCTGATGCCTTATGTGGCGGGCGAACAACCCGCTATCAGTGATCTGGTCAAGCTGAACACCAATGAAAGCCCTTATGGTCCTTCGCCGCACGCGATTGCCGCGATGCGAGACGCGGTGGATGACACGCTTCGGCTTTACCCAGACCCGACCGGTCTGCCGCTGCGCCATGCGATTGCCAAGAGCCACAATCTCGACCCGGGCGAGGTGTTTGTCGGCAATGGCTCCGATGAGGTCTTGGCGCATACGTTTCAGGCTCTACTGAATCACGATAAGCCGCTGCTGTTTCCGGATGTCAGCTATATTTTTTACCCAACCTATTGCCGGCTCTTTGGCATCTCCTTCCAGGAGGTTCCCTTGGATGATGCCATGCGGGTGCGGATAGAGGATTACCGGCAGCCGTGTGGTGCGATCATCCTGCCCAATCCCAATGCACCGACGGGTATTGCCTTGCCTTTGACGGAGATTGAAACTCTCGTGCGCGACCATCCCGATCAGGTCGTGGTGATTGATGAGGCCTATGTGGATTTCGGTGCGGACAGTGCCATTCCGCTGGTCAAAACCTATCCGAACCTGCTGGTGGTTCAGACCTTTTCGAAATCGCGGGGCCTTGCCGGATTGCGGGTTGGTTTTGCTGTCGGGCAACGGGAATTGATCGAGGCCCTGGAGCGGGTCAAGGACAGTTTCAATTCCTACCCGCTCGACCGGCTGGCGCTCGCTGGTGCCGTTGCCTCCTGGGAGGACCGGGCGTGGTTCGAGCATCACCGTGATCTGGTTGTCGCCAGCCGGGAGCGTCTTTCCCTTGGCCTTCAGGAGTTGGGTTTCGAGGTCCTGCCATCCTCTGCCAATTTTGTCTTTGCGCGACATTCGGACCGGTCCGGTGCCGATCTCGCCTTGGCGCTGCGGCAAAAATCTGTCCTGGTGCGCAATTTTCAAAAGCCTCGGATCGGTGACTTTTTGCGCATCAGCATTGGCACCGATGCCGAATGCGACCGGCTGCTGGGGGCTCTGAGCGAGATATGA